TGTAATCTTGCAATCTTTTATCTTGTAATCTTGACTACTGGCTACTGAATACTGACTACTGACTACTGATGATCATATTTTCCCGGCAAATATCAATAAAGCTATGCAAGATTCCGGCAGTCGCGCCCCAAATCAGCCTATTGCCATATTCATAGAAATATACCGGTAACGTTCCCAGAACACGCCAGCCTTCCTTGTAATACGCGGGGAGCCTGTCAAAAGGAAAATCGGCTGCGTAGCGGGTACCCACATCAATGCTGCTTTGAGCGGGTCGAGCCGACAAGAAGTACTTCACCGGCGCCAGAAAAACTTCCTGCACCTCATCCGGGCTGGGTACTATTTTAGCATTTCCGGCGATCCTTCCAACATAGGGATATATTAATGCCCCGACCGGGCTGATAAAATAATCCAAGGGTCCAATCAGTTCAATTTGTTCCCTTAAGACACCCAATTCCTCCACAGTTTCACGGACTGCTGTATCTTGCGGGCGGCTCAGTTCACCACTCTCCACCATACCGCCCGGGAAGCATATTTCACCCGGTTGTCTTTTTAAGCTGCTGGAGCGGACTTCAAAGAGCACTTGCATTTCACCGTCAACTTCGATGATAGGTACTAATACCGCTGAAATGAAATATCCTCTCAAATTATGTAATTTTGGTTGTCTGTTGTTTAGCAGTCTCTTGAGATTTTCCAATCTGTTTACTCCTTTTAATACCGGTGGCCCGTGGCCGGCATGCGCTAATGATAAACCTCCTTAACGGAGGCTCGCAATTAATGATCGCTATTAATATATTTTCAGCTACGGCAGTTTGTTACGCTGAAGCAAGGACGTTGTCACCGTCTTCCGTAGATTCATCAAGAGCATCCAGCCTTACCTCTTTTATTTGGCTCTCCTCCTCACTGTCAAGGAATCTGGCCTGGGCTTCCAATAGGGCGCGGAACTGCATCCTGAATACCTGCGCCTGCCTTTCAAGCCGGCTATGTTCTTCTATGATTTGACTAACTTTTTCTTCCGCTTCAGATATCATCGCGGCGGCTTGCCGTTCGGCCTTTTCAATGATGGCGACTGCTTCCTGCTCGGCTTCCCGGTTTAACTGTTCCGCCTCAATCCGGGCACGATCCAGTGTCAATTGTGATTCTTTTTCGGTGTTTTGCCTTAACTCATCAGCATTTTTCTGGGCTAAAATCATGGTTTTCTTCAGAACTTCTTCAATCTCCCGGTAACGGGCCATATTCTGCTCAGCCTGGTCCAACCGTTCTTTTAGATCCAGATTTTCTTTATTTAATATCTCGTAGTCTTGCGTCACCCGATCTAAAAAAGAATCAACTTCTTCACTATTATAACCCCGTAAAGAATGGCGGAACTCTTTTTTTTGGATATCCAACGGTGTTAACATTATCGTTTTCACCTCAGTTGTCATTCTCTGATAATTTACCTTAATAGCTATTACGCATATACGCTTACGTCAAAAGATAAAAATATAGGAGCACCCGGTGAACCAGCCATTGTAGTAATTGCAGCGCAATCAAAGCCACTATTGGAGAAAAATCCAGCGGCCCGAAAGGCGGGACAATTTTCCGGAAAAAACGCAGGTAGGGATCGGTAACCTCATAAATAAACCTGAATACCGGCTGATAAGGGTTATGCCGGATCCACGAAAGAAATATCCGGATAATTATCAGATAAGAATATACTCTGAAGGCAACATCGATCGCGGTGTATAAAACACCCATTTTGCCTCACCTACTTTACTTAATATCCGCCATTTCCCGGGCGCGCTGAGTGGCGTTGGCTACAGCTTTCATCATCAGCGCCCTTACGCCTCCTTCTTCCAGGGCGAAGAGACCGGCCATAGTGGTCCCGCCCGGCGTGGTGACCATGTCCTTCAACTTGCCGGGATGTTCTCCGGTTTCAAGTACCATCTTAGCCGCTCCAAGCATGGTCTGGGCAATCAATACCCTGGCCGTGTCCCTGGGCAGGCCAAGCCTTACCGCACCGTCTGTAAACGCTTCCATTATTATGTACATGTAAGCCGGCCCGCTGCCGCTCAGGCCGGTTACGCAGTCCAATAGCGCCTCAGGCACAACTGCAACTTTGCCTGCCGCGGCAAAAACAGCGAGCGCTTTTTCCATATTTCCTTCATCCGCGTATTTCCCCGCGCTTAAAGCGGTGGCTCCCTCACCCACCAGGCAGGGAGTATTGGGAATAGCCCGTACAACGGGTATATGCTCTTCAAAACAAGATTGCAATTGCTCAATAGTAATTCCCGCCGCTATGGAAATAAAGGTATGTTCCTTGCGCGCCGCAGGTACTATTTCTTTTAACAATGGAACGATTACATATGGTTTTACCGCCAGAATAATGATATCTGCCGTCTTTACAACGTCAATATTATCACTTGAAGTATTGACACCCATTTTTTGGCTCAAGTATTCCAGCCGCCTCTGGTCAATATCGCTCACATATATTTTAGAGGCGTCGACCAAACCTTTCCCGAGCAGCCCCGCGACCAACGCCTCGCCCATGGCTCCACCGCCCAGGCAACCAATTTTCTGCCCCTTTAAAGGCATCGTGTCATCCCCTTATATTATTTATGAACGAATCCAAGGGAACAGTCCCTTTTCTTTGCTTTCGCTTTTCAGCTCACTGTTTATGTCCATATTGTTGGGCACAAAAAGAAAAATACCGTTTCCCACTTTCTGCAAGCTCCCATTTAACGCGTAAGTAGCGCCACTGACGAAATCGACAACCCGTTTGGCTAGATCAGACTCAGCCTGTTCCAGGTTTACAATAACCGGACAACGGTTTTTCAAATTATCGGTAATTCCCTGCACTTCGTCAAATGACCTGGGTTCAACCACAACCACGTGTACCTGCCTCTGAGAATGCAGGTTAAATACCGTGGCCTTTTCCTTCTCCTTCTTTTTTTGCCAGGGATGCTCTTCACGTACCTCTTCGCGGTCACGCTTTTCTTCTTCTTCGACGTCTTCCTCAAAACCCATAAAGCTAAGAACCTTGTCCATCAGTTTAGCAGCCATTTTTATCCTCCTAAATATAAAATATTATTTGCGGGTTATTATTGCCTCCCGCCAAATATAGCCGTCCCAATTCGCAAGATATTGGCGCCTTCTTCCACAGCCACCTCAAAAT
This sequence is a window from Pelotomaculum isophthalicicum JI. Protein-coding genes within it:
- a CDS encoding NUDIX hydrolase, which produces MENLKRLLNNRQPKLHNLRGYFISAVLVPIIEVDGEMQVLFEVRSSSLKRQPGEICFPGGMVESGELSRPQDTAVRETVEELGVLREQIELIGPLDYFISPVGALIYPYVGRIAGNAKIVPSPDEVQEVFLAPVKYFLSARPAQSSIDVGTRYAADFPFDRLPAYYKEGWRVLGTLPVYFYEYGNRLIWGATAGILHSFIDICRENMIISSQ
- a CDS encoding DivIVA domain-containing protein; amino-acid sequence: MLTPLDIQKKEFRHSLRGYNSEEVDSFLDRVTQDYEILNKENLDLKERLDQAEQNMARYREIEEVLKKTMILAQKNADELRQNTEKESQLTLDRARIEAEQLNREAEQEAVAIIEKAERQAAAMISEAEEKVSQIIEEHSRLERQAQVFRMQFRALLEAQARFLDSEEESQIKEVRLDALDESTEDGDNVLASA
- a CDS encoding YggT family protein, with the translated sequence MGVLYTAIDVAFRVYSYLIIIRIFLSWIRHNPYQPVFRFIYEVTDPYLRFFRKIVPPFGPLDFSPIVALIALQLLQWLVHRVLLYFYLLT
- the proC gene encoding pyrroline-5-carboxylate reductase — encoded protein: MPLKGQKIGCLGGGAMGEALVAGLLGKGLVDASKIYVSDIDQRRLEYLSQKMGVNTSSDNIDVVKTADIIILAVKPYVIVPLLKEIVPAARKEHTFISIAAGITIEQLQSCFEEHIPVVRAIPNTPCLVGEGATALSAGKYADEGNMEKALAVFAAAGKVAVVPEALLDCVTGLSGSGPAYMYIIMEAFTDGAVRLGLPRDTARVLIAQTMLGAAKMVLETGEHPGKLKDMVTTPGGTTMAGLFALEEGGVRALMMKAVANATQRAREMADIK
- a CDS encoding cell division protein SepF, whose protein sequence is MAAKLMDKVLSFMGFEEDVEEEEKRDREEVREEHPWQKKKEKEKATVFNLHSQRQVHVVVVEPRSFDEVQGITDNLKNRCPVIVNLEQAESDLAKRVVDFVSGATYALNGSLQKVGNGIFLFVPNNMDINSELKSESKEKGLFPWIRS